A stretch of the Pseudorasbora parva isolate DD20220531a chromosome 13, ASM2467924v1, whole genome shotgun sequence genome encodes the following:
- the lzts3b gene encoding leucine zipper putative tumor suppressor 3 produces MGSVGSGVAGEQEFAMKSVGTRTTLPRGPPLSRRGPSDRSFSAERLHPPPSTSEGSSDDRGGSSTDRGQLNTASARLERAPANGLTQEGSGRREGHRAGGGAAADARGAEKNQDGVAPVKGRDGNNSKRDSRTPPKILAVSGKQEQNSSALVRPSAFKPVVPKSFHSMQNLLAQSGRSDAPQSLSEDSPDREPSGGANGQGLSDSGRNSLTSLPTYTGPGVGSGPAAALGPLSASTSHLHSLSSTAAPLEKAEQPGYQNGLSVSDSGQSSSGKSCLSYHRLGHLTDTSGAVQPSPSTEDIIQDLEDRLWEKEQEVIHMRRNLDQSEAAIAQVFEEKQRVWEREMEDLRQNYTGRLQQVSHRAQRSQLALQNHIGRLQQDQARLQDQISGLRSHREELERKCLEYRREQADILPRLEETKWELCQKVGEISLLKQQLRESQNEVTQRAGEMVALRGQMKELNAQMKEREETIIGLKDSYSNKSRELERCEGELKRTLTEVSMLRDKLVVFEAEVLGLKRALNELSCRNEHAISGSSSLPWAGLHSPRTPEALTVDSFLSLQSDEAKARRQESGDLRRQLERLQSELCVERQQRERQALTFAQERHTWQDEKERVLKYQAQLQLSYVETLQRNQALEERVGQLGAKLTTTPGSPPPISLSIPVPVTLSPDDPKTPALHQLAPPWPGPSRLERIESTEI; encoded by the exons ATGGGCAGTGTGGGCAGTGGGGTGGCGGGTGAGCAGGAGTTTGCCATGAAGAGCGTGGGCACGCGCACCACCCTCCCCCGTGGCCCGCCCCTGTCCCGCCGAGGTCCCTCCGACCGCAGCTTCAGCGCTGAGCGCCTCCACCCGCCTCCATCCACCTCGGAGGGCTCCAGCGATGACAGAGGCGGGAGCAGTACGGATCGGGGCCAGCTCAACACCGCCTCGGCCCGGctggagagggctccggccaaCGGGCTCACGCAGGAGGGAAGCGGCCGCAGGGAGGGACACCGGGCTGGGGGAGGAGCCGCTGCTGATGCTCGCGGTGCGGAGAAGAACCAGGACGGTGTGGCTCCGGTGAAGGGCAGAGATGGAAACAACTCCAAGAGAGACAGTCGCACACCACCCAAGATCCTCGCGGTCTCTGGAAAACAAGAGCAG AACAGCTCTGCTCTGGTCCGGCCCTCTGCCTTCAAACCTGTGGTGCCGAAGAGCTTCCACTCCATGCAGAACCTGCTGGCCCAGTCCGGCCGCTCCGATGCCCCCCAGTCCCTCAGCGAGGACAGCCCGGATCGGGAGCCCTCCGGCGGGGCAAACGGCCAGGGCCTGTCGGACTCCGGCCGGAACTCACTGACCAGCCTGCCCACATACACAGGCCCCGGTGTGGGCTCTGGCCCGGCTGCGGCCCTCGGGCCCCTGAGCGCCTCCACCAGCCACCTCCACAGCCTGAGCAGCACCGCGGCGCCGCTGGAGAAGGCAGAGCAGCCGGGCTATCAGAACGGGCTGAGCGTGTCCGACAGCGGGCAGTCCTCCTCTGGGAAGAGCTGCTTATCCTAccacagactgggccatctgacggACACGAGCGGAGCCGTCCAGCCCTCGCCCTCCACTGAGGACATCATACAGGACCTGGAGGACCGGCTGTGGGAGAAGGAGCAGGAG GTGATCCACATGCGGCGTAACCTGGACCAGAGCGAGGCGGCCATTGCTCAGGTGTTCGAGGAGAAGCAGCGCGTGTGGGAGCGCGAGATGGAGGACCTCAGGCAGAACTACACGGGCCGGCTCCAGCAGGTCAGCCATCGGGCCCAGCGCTCACAGCTGGCTCTGCAGAACCACATCGGCAGGCTCCAGCAGGACCAGGCCCGGCTGCAGGACCAGATCAGCGGCCTGAGGAGCCACAGGGAGGAGCTGGAGAGGAAGTGCCTGGAGTACCGCAGGGAGCAGGCCGACATACTGCCCCGCCTGGAGGAGACCAAGTGGGAG CTGTGTCAGAAAGTGGGCGAGATTTCTCTGCTGAAGCAGCAGCTGCGGGAGAGCCAGAACGAGGTGACCCAGCGAGCCGGAGAGATGGTGGCCCTCAGGGGTCAGATGAAGGAGCTCAATGCCCAGATGAAGGAGCGCGAGGAGACCATTATCGGCCTGAAGGACTCGTACTCCAACAAGAGCCGAGAGCTGGAGAGATGTGAGGGAGAACTCAAGAGGACGCTGACTGAG GTGTCGATGTTGCGTGACAAGCTGGTGGTGTTTGAGGCCGAGGTTCTGGGACTGAAACGGGCTCTAAACGAGCTGAGCTGCAGGAATGAACACGCCATCAGCGGAAGCAGTAGTTTACCGTGGGCTGGACTGCACTCGCCACGCACGCCCGAAGCCCTAACCGTCGACTCCTTCCTCAGCCTGCAGAGCGACGAGGCCAAAGCGCGGCGGCAGGAATCGGGCGACCTGAGGCGGCAGCTGGAGCGTCTCCAGAGCGAGCTGTGTGTGGAGCGGCAGCAGCGAGAACGTCAAGCTCTCACATTTGCTCAGGAGCGCCACACTTGGCAGGACGAGAAAGAGCGTGTACTAAAGTACCAGGCCCAACTTCAGCTTAGCTACGTGGAGACACTGCAGAGAAATCAGGCATTGGAGGAGCGGGTCGGGCAGCTCGGAGCCAAATTAACCACAACACCCGGATCTCCGCCGCCCATCAGCCTCTCCATTCCTGTTCCGGTGACTCTATCTCCAGACGATCCCAAAACGCCGGCTCTCCATCAGCTTGCGCCTCCGTGGCCGGGGCCTTCTCGTCTGGAGCGGATCGAGTCCACTGAGATTTAG